The Nocardia arthritidis genome has a window encoding:
- a CDS encoding YggS family pyridoxal phosphate-dependent enzyme: MNSVAPQAVDRRTAELSANLDALLARIDAACAAAGRDPGSVRLLPVTKFFPASDVEILYRIGRREFGESREQEATGKVVELAGLRDIQWHMIGRLQRNKARHVARWAHTVHSVDSERLATALDAAATAALDAGERTEPVRILLQVSLDNDPDRGGVSPENIGPLADRVAAAPGLRLAGLMAIPPLGAESDSSFARLATLHTLLLADHPDAKELSAGMSGDLESAIEHGSTVVRVGTALMGARPITSA; encoded by the coding sequence ATGAATTCGGTTGCGCCACAGGCCGTCGACCGCCGTACGGCCGAGCTGTCGGCCAATCTGGACGCATTGCTGGCCCGGATCGATGCGGCGTGCGCCGCGGCGGGCCGCGATCCGGGTTCGGTCCGCCTGCTGCCGGTGACGAAGTTCTTCCCGGCCTCCGACGTGGAGATCCTGTACCGCATCGGCCGCCGCGAATTCGGCGAATCCAGGGAGCAGGAGGCCACCGGGAAGGTCGTGGAGCTCGCCGGGCTGCGGGATATCCAGTGGCACATGATCGGTCGGTTGCAACGCAACAAGGCCCGCCATGTGGCCCGCTGGGCACACACCGTGCATTCGGTCGACAGCGAACGTCTGGCAACGGCTCTTGACGCCGCGGCGACGGCCGCGCTCGACGCCGGGGAACGGACCGAACCGGTTCGTATTCTGCTTCAGGTAAGCCTCGACAACGATCCGGATCGGGGTGGGGTAAGCCCCGAAAACATTGGGCCGCTTGCCGATCGGGTGGCCGCCGCCCCCGGGCTGCGATTGGCGGGACTGATGGCCATTCCCCCGCTGGGGGCTGAGTCTGATAGTTCATTTGCGCGACTTGCGACTTTGCACACGCTGCTGCTCGCCGATCATCCTGATGCGAAGGAACTTTCCGCAGGAATGTCCGGAGATCTGGAATCCGCGATCGAACACGGCTCGACGGTTGTGCGTGTCGGTACCGCCTTGATGGGCGCGCGACCGATAACCTCGGCGTAG
- a CDS encoding YggT family protein: protein MALFAVLYFVLFIFWLLLISRVIVEFIRNFARDWRPTGVVVVILEVIFTITDPPVKLLRRLIPPVSLGGIRLDLSIMVLLFIVFILMSIVGRLGQPVAPV, encoded by the coding sequence GTGGCCTTGTTCGCGGTGCTGTACTTCGTACTGTTCATCTTCTGGCTGTTGCTGATCAGCCGGGTGATCGTCGAGTTCATCCGTAACTTCGCCCGCGACTGGCGTCCTACCGGCGTCGTGGTCGTGATCCTAGAGGTGATCTTCACGATCACCGATCCTCCGGTGAAACTGCTGAGGCGGTTGATACCCCCGGTGTCACTGGGAGGAATTCGCCTGGATCTGTCGATTATGGTCCTGCTTTTCATCGTCTTCATCCTGATGTCGATCGTGGGCAGGCTCGGGCAACCAGTAGCCCCGGTGTGA
- the ftsZ gene encoding cell division protein FtsZ, with translation MTPPHNYLAVIKVVGIGGGGVNAVNRMIEQGLKGVEFIAVNTDAQALLMSDADVKLDVGRELTRGLGAGADPEVGRKAAEDHKDEIEEVLKGADMVFVTAGEGGGTGTGGAPVVASIARKLGALTIGVVTRPFSFEGKRRGNQAEVGINLLRESCDTLIVIPNDRLLQLGDAAVSLMDAFRSADEVLLNGVQGITDLITTPGLINVDFADVKSVMSGAGSALMGIGSARGEGRSVKAAEAAINSPLLEASMDGAHGVLLSIAGGSDLGLFEINEAASLVQEAAHIEANIIFGTVIDDSLGDEVRVTVIAAGFDGGGPARRTFDTTTRSHIGSGRAGEISAGRSSEVAARTETGTSTTSGTTRGIPSYRESERARLAEPTVSGNSRSHIEPPDAGDDDDDVDVPSFMRRG, from the coding sequence ATGACGCCCCCGCACAACTACCTTGCAGTGATCAAGGTCGTCGGTATCGGCGGCGGCGGCGTGAACGCCGTCAACCGGATGATCGAACAGGGACTCAAGGGAGTCGAGTTCATCGCCGTCAACACCGACGCGCAGGCGCTGCTGATGAGCGATGCCGACGTCAAACTCGACGTCGGCCGTGAGCTCACCCGCGGTCTCGGCGCCGGTGCCGATCCCGAGGTCGGCCGCAAGGCCGCCGAAGACCACAAGGACGAGATCGAGGAGGTGCTCAAGGGCGCCGACATGGTCTTCGTCACCGCCGGTGAGGGCGGCGGTACCGGCACCGGCGGCGCGCCGGTGGTGGCCAGCATCGCCCGCAAGCTCGGCGCGCTCACCATCGGCGTTGTCACCCGGCCGTTCTCGTTCGAGGGCAAGCGCAGAGGCAACCAGGCCGAGGTTGGGATAAACCTGCTGCGCGAATCCTGCGACACCCTCATCGTCATCCCGAACGACCGGCTGCTGCAGCTCGGCGACGCCGCGGTGAGCCTGATGGACGCGTTCCGCTCCGCGGACGAGGTGCTGCTCAACGGTGTCCAGGGCATCACCGACCTGATCACCACCCCCGGCCTGATCAACGTCGACTTCGCCGACGTCAAGAGCGTGATGTCCGGTGCGGGCAGCGCGCTGATGGGCATCGGCTCGGCGCGCGGTGAGGGCCGCTCGGTGAAAGCGGCGGAGGCGGCGATCAATTCGCCGCTGCTCGAGGCGTCGATGGATGGCGCGCACGGCGTGCTGCTCTCGATCGCGGGCGGTTCGGATCTCGGCCTGTTCGAGATCAACGAGGCCGCCTCGCTGGTGCAGGAGGCCGCGCATATCGAGGCCAACATCATCTTCGGCACCGTGATCGACGATTCGCTCGGCGACGAGGTGCGGGTCACCGTCATCGCCGCGGGTTTCGACGGCGGCGGCCCGGCCCGGCGCACCTTCGACACCACCACCCGCAGCCACATCGGCTCCGGCCGGGCGGGCGAGATCTCCGCGGGCCGGTCCAGCGAGGTAGCCGCGCGCACCGAAACCGGTACGAGCACCACGTCCGGCACCACTCGCGGCATCCCGAGCTACCGGGAGTCCGAGCGGGCCCGCCTCGCCGAGCCGACGGTCTCCGGCAACAGCCGCTCGCATATCGAACCCCCCGACGCCGGCGACGATGACGACGATGTCGACGTCCCGTCGTTCATGCGCCGCGGTTAG
- a CDS encoding cell division protein SepF: MSTLHKFKAYFGMVPLEDYEDDYVAEHDARAGESRAARGADDRGARRSRRDYSERGGYGDRYADDRYGSDRFEDETDYPEPAYKSPYQAGYPVSRREDYDEPYGDDRYESSRRPTRIESAPSSGRFRAGGGAPVLRGATRGALAVDPEAEERRLEERMRPEPAPARRPGIFEDGGPLSKITTLRPRDYSEARIIGERFREGNPVIMDLVDLSNADAKRLVDFAAGLAFALRGSFDKVATKVFLLSPADVDVSAEERRRIAETGFYNQK, from the coding sequence ATGAGCACGCTGCACAAGTTCAAGGCGTACTTCGGCATGGTTCCGCTCGAGGATTACGAGGACGATTACGTCGCCGAACACGACGCGCGGGCCGGGGAGTCCCGTGCTGCCCGCGGCGCGGACGATCGCGGCGCGCGCAGGTCGCGTCGTGACTATTCGGAGCGCGGTGGTTACGGCGACCGTTACGCGGATGACCGGTACGGTTCGGATCGCTTCGAGGACGAAACCGATTACCCGGAGCCCGCTTACAAATCGCCGTATCAGGCCGGATATCCGGTATCCCGGCGCGAGGACTACGACGAACCCTATGGCGACGATCGGTACGAATCGTCGCGGCGTCCCACCCGCATCGAATCGGCGCCCTCGTCGGGCCGGTTCCGCGCGGGCGGTGGCGCGCCGGTGTTGCGGGGGGCCACCCGGGGTGCGCTCGCCGTCGATCCCGAGGCCGAGGAGCGGCGGCTGGAGGAGCGCATGCGCCCCGAGCCCGCACCCGCCCGCAGGCCGGGGATCTTCGAGGACGGAGGTCCCTTGTCCAAGATCACGACGCTGCGCCCGCGGGATTACAGCGAGGCCCGCATCATCGGCGAGCGGTTCCGCGAGGGCAACCCGGTGATCATGGATCTGGTCGATCTGAGCAATGCCGACGCAAAGCGGTTGGTGGACTTCGCCGCTGGGCTCGCCTTCGCGCTGCGCGGTTCGTTCGACAAGGTGGCGACCAAAGTGTTCCTGCTCTCACCGGCCGATGTCGACGTATCGGCGGAGGAACGCCGACGCATCGCCGAAACCGGGTTCTACAACCAGAAATAA
- a CDS encoding cell division protein FtsQ/DivIB, producing the protein MAPAFTRRIRPPGGLSPRAVRRVRLWGAIAVVVLIALAAIAWFTPVLSVRTVEIDGAVAVSEDQVRELLEIPEGRSMLRIDTEAMARRVAALPKVRSVRVRREFPSTVKVTVVERVPVLYFDSPQGAHLVDAQSVEYSIEAPPIGVPKLITPHPGASDPVTDAAVAVLAILPPSLGIQVSEVVARSISDISLNLKDGRTVVWGGANDGQRKAAVVVPLLTREGTVFDVSSPNLVTVK; encoded by the coding sequence ATGGCGCCCGCGTTCACCCGCCGCATCCGCCCGCCCGGCGGGTTGAGCCCGAGGGCGGTGCGGCGCGTCCGGCTGTGGGGTGCGATCGCGGTGGTCGTGTTGATCGCGCTCGCGGCGATCGCCTGGTTCACCCCGGTGCTGTCGGTGCGCACGGTCGAGATCGACGGCGCGGTAGCGGTTTCCGAGGATCAGGTGCGCGAGCTGCTCGAAATTCCCGAGGGCCGTTCGATGTTGCGGATCGATACCGAGGCGATGGCCCGGCGGGTCGCCGCGCTGCCCAAGGTGCGGTCGGTGCGGGTGCGGCGGGAGTTCCCGTCGACGGTGAAGGTGACGGTGGTCGAACGCGTTCCGGTGCTGTACTTCGACAGCCCGCAGGGCGCCCACCTGGTGGACGCGCAGAGCGTGGAGTACTCGATCGAGGCGCCGCCGATCGGCGTGCCCAAGCTGATCACCCCCCATCCCGGCGCGAGCGATCCGGTGACCGATGCGGCGGTCGCGGTGCTCGCGATACTGCCGCCCTCGCTCGGCATCCAGGTGAGCGAGGTTGTGGCACGGTCGATTTCGGATATCTCGCTGAACCTGAAGGACGGTCGCACGGTGGTGTGGGGCGGTGCGAACGACGGACAGCGCAAGGCGGCGGTGGTGGTTCCCCTGTTGACGCGCGAAGGAACCGTATTCGACGTTTCGAGTCCGAATCTGGTCACGGTAAAGTGA
- the pgeF gene encoding peptidoglycan editing factor PgeF, translating to MTSAPTLTVRRVTTTRAGGFSAPPYDSFNLGDHVGDDPATVRRNRTRLAEGIGLAPERLVWMEQIHGRNVEIVDGPRQEPVPATDALVTTVPGLALVVLTADCVPILLSDDEAGVIAAVHAGRIGARIGIVPRVLDAMLSVGARMDRIGAFLGPAASGRQYEVPADMRDDVEAHLPGSATTTVRGTPALDLRAGIRRQLTEAGVGAVAIDPRCTIEDRTLFSHRRGAPTGRLGGVIWMQTGERA from the coding sequence ATGACATCTGCGCCGACTCTCACCGTTCGACGGGTGACGACAACGCGGGCTGGCGGCTTCTCCGCCCCGCCCTACGACTCGTTCAATCTCGGAGACCACGTCGGGGACGACCCGGCCACGGTGCGGCGCAACCGGACCCGGCTGGCAGAGGGGATCGGCCTCGCGCCGGAGCGACTGGTCTGGATGGAACAGATCCACGGCCGCAATGTCGAAATCGTCGACGGGCCGCGCCAGGAACCCGTCCCGGCCACCGACGCGCTGGTGACCACGGTTCCCGGTCTCGCGCTCGTGGTGCTCACCGCCGACTGTGTGCCGATCCTGCTGTCCGATGACGAGGCGGGCGTGATCGCGGCCGTGCACGCGGGCCGTATCGGCGCCCGGATCGGCATCGTGCCAAGGGTTCTCGACGCGATGCTGTCCGTGGGAGCCAGGATGGACCGCATCGGCGCCTTCCTCGGCCCCGCGGCCTCCGGCCGCCAGTACGAGGTGCCCGCCGATATGCGCGACGACGTGGAGGCCCATCTGCCGGGCAGCGCGACGACGACGGTGCGCGGCACCCCGGCCCTCGATCTGCGTGCGGGCATCCGCAGGCAGCTCACCGAGGCCGGTGTCGGCGCGGTCGCCATCGACCCGCGCTGCACCATCGAGGATCGCACGCTGTTCAGCCACCGCAGGGGTGCGCCGACCGGGCGGCTCGGCGGGGTGATCTGGATGCAGACGGGGGAGCGAGCATGA